One genomic segment of Trichococcus shcherbakoviae includes these proteins:
- a CDS encoding ECF transporter S component, whose product MEPDRNVKKTMGFGVRRLALLSILTALCYVGRMVFQFIPNVQPVTAVLIILTLTLGMTDGFIVAILSIILSNFLLGMGPWTIAQIASFGVLIVVTGLFVKPFYNISQKRSRRILFALFAFFGGLLYGFVISVISVKLMGINSFWAYYIAGIPFDLLHGLGNAGFYLILEPILAPLLLAQQKKT is encoded by the coding sequence GTGGAACCTGACAGAAATGTAAAGAAGACTATGGGCTTCGGGGTAAGGCGACTGGCGCTGCTGTCGATTTTGACGGCTCTGTGCTATGTCGGGAGGATGGTGTTCCAGTTCATCCCGAATGTCCAACCGGTGACAGCCGTGCTGATCATCCTGACGCTTACGTTGGGCATGACGGATGGTTTCATTGTGGCCATCCTGTCCATCATCCTGTCCAACTTCCTGCTGGGAATGGGGCCATGGACGATTGCGCAGATCGCCAGTTTCGGCGTTCTGATCGTAGTCACTGGTTTGTTCGTGAAGCCGTTTTACAATATAAGCCAAAAAAGGAGCCGCAGAATCCTATTCGCGCTATTCGCCTTTTTCGGAGGACTGCTTTACGGATTCGTCATCTCCGTCATTTCCGTGAAATTGATGGGCATAAACAGTTTTTGGGCTTATTACATTGCCGGAATCCCTTTCGATCTCCTGCACGGCCTGGGGAATGCCGGGTTCTATCTGATACTGGAGCCGATTTTGGCGCCTTTGTTGCTGGCGCAACAGAAAAAAACATAA
- a CDS encoding heavy metal-binding domain-containing protein has protein sequence MIITTTAHIEGKKITAYQGIVFGEVITGINVFKDFGAGIRNIVGGRSKSYEDELTVARENALAEMQDRASAKGANAIVGMKMDYEVLGADNGMLMVTCSGTAVKLMDESEYLG, from the coding sequence ATGATTATTACAACAACAGCCCATATCGAGGGCAAAAAAATCACTGCCTATCAAGGCATCGTTTTCGGAGAAGTCATCACAGGCATCAACGTGTTCAAGGACTTCGGAGCCGGCATCCGCAATATCGTAGGCGGACGTTCAAAGAGCTACGAGGATGAATTGACTGTGGCACGCGAAAACGCCTTGGCGGAAATGCAAGATCGCGCCTCTGCAAAAGGCGCAAACGCCATCGTCGGCATGAAGATGGATTATGAAGTACTGGGAGCCGATAACGGCATGCTGATGGTCACCTGCAGCGGCACCGCCGTTAAATTGATGGATGAATCAGAATATTTAGGCTAA
- a CDS encoding VOC family protein: MKFEKIHHVAIIASDYEASKAFYTEVLELPIIRENYRAERDSYKLDLKLGESEIELFSFPNPPERPSGPESVGLRHLCFYVEDVEATVAELNRKGVETEPIRLDDYTNKKFTFFKDPDGLPLELHE; encoded by the coding sequence ATGAAATTTGAAAAAATTCACCATGTGGCGATCATCGCCTCCGATTATGAGGCCTCAAAAGCTTTCTACACTGAGGTGTTGGAATTGCCGATTATCCGCGAAAACTACCGGGCCGAAAGGGATTCCTACAAACTCGATCTCAAGCTGGGGGAGAGCGAAATCGAACTGTTCTCCTTTCCTAATCCTCCTGAGCGCCCCAGCGGTCCGGAATCAGTCGGGCTCCGCCATCTTTGTTTCTACGTAGAGGATGTCGAGGCGACTGTAGCGGAGTTGAATCGCAAAGGTGTGGAAACTGAGCCGATCCGCTTGGATGACTACACGAACAAAAAATTCACTTTTTTCAAGGATCCGGACGGCTTGCCGCTGGAGCTGCATGAATAA
- a CDS encoding DNA topoisomerase III encodes MGKSLVLAEKPSVARDIARVLQCEKQGQGYLEGKDYIVTWALGHLVTLADPEAYDVKYKNWNLADLPMLPQDLKLTVIKQSGKQFNAVKSQLVRNDVSDIIIATDAGREGELVARWIIEKAKVNKPVKRLWISSVTDKAIKDGFQNLKPGKDYENLYQSAVARSEADWYIGLNATRALTTKFNAQLNCGRVQTPVVAIIARREDEIKQFQPKTYYGIEAQTDTKLKLIWQDEKTNDTKSFERDKVTAIVKKLDKQQATVVAVDRKPKKAYAPGLYDLTELQRDANKLFGYSAKETLNIMQKLYEQHKLLTYPRTDSRYLSNDIVATLPDRLKACAIKEYRPLVNKVLAKPIKANKSFVDDSKVSDHHAIIPTEQVVQIGKLSAQELKIYDLVVKRFLAVLFPAYEYEQLTLRADIGGERFVARGKTVIAAGWKEVYSNRTEDEESEDGLQEQLLPKIEAGDVLAVRYVSETSGQTKPPAYFNEATLLTAMENPAKYMETTDKALAQTLKETGGLGTVATRADIIEKLFNSFLIERRGQEIHITSKGKQLLELVPEELKSPALTGEWERKLEQIAAGKLKKDVFINEMKAYTKEIVSEIKMSEGKFKHENISTKTCPDCGKPMLEVNGKKGKMLVCQDRDCGYRKNVARVTNARCPQCMKKMELHGEGDGQIFTCKCGYREKLSAFNERRKKGSGGKAAKQDVQKYLKKQNQEEEPVNSALFEALKKLKLDD; translated from the coding sequence ATGGGAAAGAGTCTAGTATTAGCTGAAAAACCATCGGTGGCGCGCGATATCGCCCGCGTGCTGCAGTGCGAAAAACAGGGTCAAGGGTACCTGGAAGGGAAAGACTATATCGTCACTTGGGCCTTGGGTCATCTTGTGACGCTTGCCGATCCGGAAGCCTATGATGTGAAGTACAAAAATTGGAATCTGGCGGATCTGCCGATGCTTCCGCAAGACCTGAAGCTGACTGTCATCAAGCAGTCCGGCAAGCAGTTCAATGCTGTCAAGTCCCAGTTGGTGCGGAATGACGTTTCCGACATCATCATCGCAACGGATGCCGGCCGCGAAGGCGAACTGGTTGCCCGCTGGATCATCGAAAAAGCGAAAGTCAATAAGCCAGTCAAACGCCTGTGGATTTCATCCGTGACTGACAAGGCCATCAAAGACGGCTTCCAGAACCTAAAGCCGGGAAAGGATTATGAAAACTTGTATCAATCTGCTGTGGCCCGTTCGGAAGCGGATTGGTACATCGGCCTGAATGCGACCCGCGCGCTGACGACGAAATTCAACGCCCAGTTGAACTGTGGCCGCGTCCAGACGCCGGTTGTCGCCATCATCGCCAGACGCGAAGATGAAATCAAGCAATTCCAGCCGAAGACCTACTACGGCATCGAGGCGCAGACCGATACGAAGCTGAAGCTGATTTGGCAGGACGAGAAAACGAACGACACGAAGAGTTTCGAGCGCGACAAGGTCACAGCCATCGTCAAAAAGTTGGATAAGCAGCAGGCTACGGTTGTTGCGGTCGACCGCAAACCGAAAAAAGCCTATGCACCAGGCCTGTACGACCTGACCGAACTGCAACGCGACGCCAACAAGCTTTTCGGCTATTCCGCCAAAGAGACGCTGAACATCATGCAGAAACTCTATGAGCAGCATAAATTATTGACTTATCCGCGTACGGATTCCCGCTACCTGTCGAACGACATCGTCGCCACGCTGCCGGACAGGCTGAAGGCATGCGCCATCAAGGAATACCGTCCGCTCGTGAACAAGGTGTTGGCGAAACCGATCAAGGCGAATAAGTCGTTCGTCGATGACAGCAAAGTTTCCGATCACCATGCCATCATCCCGACGGAACAAGTCGTGCAAATCGGGAAGCTCTCGGCTCAGGAACTCAAAATCTATGACCTGGTTGTGAAACGCTTCTTGGCTGTGCTTTTCCCGGCTTACGAATATGAGCAGCTGACTTTACGCGCGGACATCGGGGGCGAGCGCTTTGTGGCCCGCGGCAAGACGGTCATCGCTGCCGGCTGGAAAGAAGTCTACAGCAATCGCACGGAGGATGAGGAGTCGGAAGACGGTCTCCAGGAGCAACTGTTGCCGAAAATCGAGGCAGGCGATGTGCTGGCTGTCCGTTACGTAAGCGAGACATCCGGGCAGACGAAACCGCCTGCCTACTTCAATGAAGCAACGCTATTGACGGCGATGGAAAATCCGGCGAAATATATGGAAACGACTGACAAAGCTTTGGCTCAGACGCTGAAGGAAACGGGCGGATTGGGAACCGTGGCTACGCGCGCCGACATCATCGAGAAGTTGTTCAATTCCTTCCTTATCGAAAGACGCGGACAGGAAATCCATATCACTTCCAAAGGCAAGCAACTGCTGGAGTTGGTTCCGGAAGAACTGAAATCCCCGGCTCTGACTGGCGAGTGGGAGCGAAAGCTCGAGCAGATCGCTGCCGGCAAGCTGAAGAAGGACGTATTCATCAACGAAATGAAGGCCTACACGAAAGAGATCGTTTCGGAAATCAAGATGAGCGAAGGCAAGTTCAAACACGAAAACATCTCCACCAAGACCTGCCCGGATTGCGGCAAACCGATGCTGGAAGTGAACGGAAAAAAAGGCAAGATGCTTGTGTGCCAGGACCGCGATTGCGGGTACCGCAAAAATGTGGCGCGTGTCACCAATGCCCGCTGTCCGCAGTGCATGAAGAAAATGGAGCTGCACGGCGAAGGCGATGGCCAGATATTCACCTGCAAGTGCGGTTACCGCGAAAAGCTTTCGGCCTTCAACGAACGACGCAAAAAAGGCTCCGGCGGAAAAGCCGCCAAGCAGGATGTCCAAAAATATCTGAAGAAACAGAATCAAGAGGAAGAGCCGGTGAATTCCGCCTTATTCGAAGCGCTGAAGAAACTCAAGCTGGACGATTAA
- the mgrA gene encoding L-glyceraldehyde 3-phosphate reductase, whose translation MYQPAQNRYDKMIYNRVGNSGLKLPAISLGLWHNFGEVDLFDNSRKMVQRAFDLGITHFDLANNYGPPPGSAEETFGKILKKDFLPYRDELIISSKAGYDMWPGPYGEWGSKKYLTASLDQSLKRMGLDYVDIFYSHRPDPETPFEETAQALDLMVRQGKALYIGISNYSAEQTAEIAAIFKDLKTPFIIHQPAYNMYNRWIEDGLQDVLTANKLGTIAFSPLAQGMLTDRYLHGIPEDSRAGRPSSPFLNAERVQETIEKSRALNEIAQRRGQTLAEMAVAWILRDGKVTSVLIGASRVSQIDDNVKALENLDFTNEELDEIEAVLAK comes from the coding sequence ATGTATCAACCGGCACAAAACAGATATGACAAAATGATCTATAACCGCGTAGGCAACAGCGGTCTGAAACTGCCTGCCATTTCCCTAGGGCTTTGGCATAACTTCGGGGAGGTGGATCTGTTCGACAATTCGCGCAAAATGGTCCAACGAGCCTTCGATCTGGGGATCACTCATTTCGATCTGGCGAACAACTACGGTCCGCCTCCGGGCAGCGCGGAAGAAACTTTCGGCAAGATTTTGAAGAAGGACTTCCTGCCTTACCGGGATGAGCTGATCATTTCCAGCAAGGCCGGCTATGATATGTGGCCCGGTCCATACGGGGAATGGGGCTCCAAAAAGTATTTGACGGCGAGCCTTGATCAAAGTCTGAAACGGATGGGGCTTGATTATGTGGATATTTTTTATTCGCATCGTCCGGATCCTGAAACACCATTCGAAGAAACTGCGCAAGCATTGGATCTGATGGTCCGTCAAGGAAAAGCTCTGTATATCGGCATCTCCAACTATTCTGCGGAGCAGACTGCTGAAATTGCAGCCATCTTCAAAGATCTTAAGACGCCGTTCATCATCCACCAACCGGCCTACAATATGTACAATCGTTGGATCGAGGATGGGCTGCAGGATGTTCTGACGGCCAATAAGTTGGGAACCATCGCCTTCAGTCCGTTGGCGCAAGGCATGCTGACCGACCGCTATTTGCATGGCATTCCGGAAGATTCACGTGCCGGCAGACCTTCTTCTCCGTTCTTGAACGCGGAGCGGGTGCAGGAAACCATCGAGAAATCACGCGCTTTGAATGAAATCGCGCAAAGACGCGGCCAAACATTGGCTGAGATGGCAGTCGCTTGGATTCTCCGTGATGGGAAAGTCACAAGCGTGCTGATCGGCGCTAGCCGAGTGAGCCAAATCGATGATAACGTAAAAGCGTTGGAAAACCTTGATTTCACCAATGAAGAATTGGATGAAATCGAAGCGGTATTGGCAAAATAA
- a CDS encoding copper-translocating P-type ATPase, translating into MDEHKQKQAASQSHDQHMNHDEAGHAATGHASHHEQMVAEYRKRFWIVLLLTIPVTMLSPMMMMLFGYHFDFPGANFVVFGLSTVIFFYGGKPFLEGAWEEWKNRSLGMMMLISLAIVSAYIYSTFTAFFIEGSDFYFELATLILIMLLGHWIEMKSQMGASKALEELIKLMPKEAHRLDAAGNVEEVSIEALVPGERILVKPGEKIPLDGKIYEGLSTVDESMLTGESVPIEKQPGMQAIGGSINGSGVLKLTVEKVGNETYLAQVINMVQEAQQQKSKSQGLADKAAGWLFYIAVTAGLLTFVYWIFAADLAFALERMVTVLVIACPHALGLAVPLVNAVSTSIAARNGLLIRNRTQFEEARNVDRIVFDKTGTLTEGNFGVTDILPAAGVSKKELLTLAYSAESQSEHPIAKGIVRKGEAAALTLLPVTDYQNLTGQGLQVTVDGMQVAVVSPGTMDERGIAYNKETFASLAQQGKTVVFVLKEGILQGMVANADIIRASSHEVVTALKEQGIEAIMLTGDNSRAAQYVGEQLGLAQVFAEVLPAEKSKHIAALKAGNKKVAMVGDGVNDAPALAEADLGIAIGAGTDVAIETADVILVDSNPKDVLTIITLSKATYRKMVENLIWAVGYNVIAIPLAAGVLSNQGLLITPAIGAAVMSISTIICAVNARLLKID; encoded by the coding sequence ATGGATGAACACAAACAGAAACAGGCCGCTTCCCAGAGTCACGATCAGCACATGAACCATGATGAAGCTGGGCATGCCGCCACAGGACATGCCAGCCACCACGAACAGATGGTGGCCGAATACCGGAAACGTTTTTGGATTGTCTTGCTGCTGACGATTCCGGTAACCATGTTGTCCCCCATGATGATGATGCTCTTCGGTTACCATTTCGACTTTCCGGGAGCGAATTTTGTCGTCTTCGGCCTATCCACCGTCATCTTCTTCTACGGCGGCAAACCATTTCTGGAGGGAGCTTGGGAGGAATGGAAGAACCGATCGCTTGGCATGATGATGCTGATTTCCTTGGCAATTGTTTCTGCCTATATCTACAGCACTTTCACAGCCTTCTTCATAGAGGGCTCGGACTTCTATTTCGAACTGGCAACCTTGATCCTTATCATGCTGCTCGGACATTGGATCGAGATGAAATCCCAGATGGGGGCATCCAAGGCTCTGGAAGAACTCATCAAACTGATGCCCAAGGAAGCCCACCGGTTGGATGCGGCCGGCAATGTCGAAGAAGTATCGATCGAAGCCCTCGTTCCGGGTGAACGCATCCTCGTCAAGCCCGGCGAAAAAATCCCTTTGGACGGAAAAATCTACGAAGGCCTCTCAACGGTTGACGAATCGATGCTGACGGGAGAATCCGTGCCCATCGAAAAACAACCGGGCATGCAGGCCATCGGCGGCTCCATCAATGGTTCTGGTGTCCTGAAGCTGACCGTGGAAAAGGTCGGAAATGAAACCTACTTGGCTCAGGTCATCAACATGGTTCAGGAAGCCCAGCAACAAAAATCCAAATCGCAGGGTTTGGCCGACAAAGCGGCGGGCTGGCTGTTCTATATCGCCGTCACAGCCGGCCTCTTAACTTTCGTTTATTGGATTTTTGCAGCCGACTTGGCCTTCGCTTTGGAGCGGATGGTGACGGTACTCGTCATCGCTTGTCCCCATGCACTCGGGCTGGCTGTCCCTTTGGTGAATGCGGTGTCCACTTCAATCGCAGCCCGAAATGGCTTGCTGATCCGCAACCGGACGCAATTCGAGGAGGCGCGCAACGTGGATCGGATCGTCTTCGACAAGACCGGGACCTTGACGGAAGGCAACTTCGGCGTGACCGACATTCTTCCCGCAGCTGGGGTCTCCAAGAAGGAATTACTGACGTTGGCCTATTCTGCCGAAAGCCAATCTGAACACCCGATCGCAAAAGGGATCGTCCGCAAAGGGGAAGCAGCAGCCCTCACCCTTTTGCCGGTAACTGATTATCAAAACCTTACTGGCCAAGGTCTGCAGGTCACTGTGGACGGCATGCAGGTCGCTGTCGTCAGCCCCGGCACCATGGATGAGCGCGGCATCGCATACAACAAGGAGACATTCGCCAGCTTGGCGCAGCAAGGCAAAACCGTTGTCTTCGTCCTGAAGGAAGGCATCCTGCAGGGGATGGTCGCCAACGCTGATATCATCCGTGCGTCATCGCACGAAGTCGTGACTGCCCTGAAGGAGCAAGGCATTGAAGCCATCATGCTGACAGGCGACAATAGCCGCGCAGCGCAATACGTGGGCGAGCAGTTAGGTCTGGCTCAAGTATTTGCGGAAGTTCTGCCTGCCGAGAAATCGAAACACATCGCTGCACTGAAAGCCGGAAACAAAAAAGTCGCGATGGTCGGGGATGGCGTCAATGATGCGCCCGCTCTGGCGGAAGCTGATCTTGGCATTGCAATCGGCGCCGGAACGGATGTCGCCATCGAAACAGCCGACGTCATTCTGGTGGACAGCAATCCGAAAGACGTATTGACCATCATCACCCTTTCGAAAGCCACTTACCGCAAGATGGTCGAGAACCTGATTTGGGCGGTGGGCTATAACGTGATCGCCATCCCACTGGCTGCAGGTGTATTGTCCAATCAGGGCCTCCTTATCACCCCGGCCATCGGGGCAGCCGTCATGTCTATCAGCACAATCATCTGCGCGGTCAACGCGCGGCTCTTGAAGATAGACTGA
- the topB gene encoding DNA topoisomerase III, with the protein MKTVILAEKSSQAAAYASSFQKKATVAGNYVIQDSMFDGETVIVHASGHLLGLLQPEEYDPKWKKWSLDHLPIFPENYKYKIQYGKGKQMANIKQQLKEADRIIIATDSDREGENIARSIIRHAGAEKKEMKRLWINSLESNEIRRGFSELLDGKDTYPSYIEAQSREIADWLVGMNLSRLYTIALQKAGIKEGAFSVGRVQTPTLFMIYKRMREIAAFQEETHYECLARITVTNGTFEAKYQHEFESKQEMKTFISAHGLAAEMPAVIKRFEANENKRELAPRLYSLSDLQRAANAKFKMGAKDTLATVQSLYEAKLLSYPRTDSTVITKNEFAYLKDNLSGYLGILGHTIDKPNLTPRKKYVDDAKVQEHYAIIPTKKVPDQARIAKLNANQQKIYDLVLRRTLAMFEEDFIYDEPTIITDIGGLDFVASGKIIKNIGWKKLEGNTRKKGEPEDKILPMVTVGEAGTAVLATKEKKTTPPKPYTEGTLIAAMKNAGKEVDDAEDKAILKETHGIGTEATRAGVIENLKDRGYITASKNQLAITEKGILLCEAVAGNKMSDVAFTAEWEKYLAKIHKGEGDQDYFLDNIKRFVMEILGTKNEMLQSEGIAERIDAAGDGAVVGACPVCGKEAIIKGSYLQCQDYGEACSFRISRYIARRYLSPEEAKELLARKETKRLSGFKKKDGKSFSTALLLGKDEAGKYAVSFKPFAPSKKKPVRKKIQ; encoded by the coding sequence ATGAAAACAGTCATTTTAGCCGAAAAATCATCGCAAGCGGCCGCCTACGCGAGCTCATTCCAAAAGAAGGCGACGGTTGCCGGAAACTACGTCATCCAGGATAGCATGTTCGATGGCGAAACGGTCATCGTACATGCCTCGGGTCATCTTTTGGGCTTGTTGCAGCCGGAAGAATATGATCCGAAATGGAAAAAATGGAGCCTGGATCACTTGCCGATTTTCCCGGAAAACTACAAATACAAGATCCAATATGGAAAAGGCAAGCAGATGGCGAACATCAAACAGCAGCTCAAGGAAGCGGACCGCATCATCATCGCCACCGACTCGGATCGCGAAGGGGAAAATATCGCCCGTTCGATCATCCGGCACGCCGGCGCAGAAAAGAAGGAGATGAAGCGCCTCTGGATCAACAGCCTGGAATCCAATGAGATCCGCCGCGGATTCAGCGAATTGCTGGACGGGAAAGACACGTATCCATCCTACATCGAGGCCCAAAGCCGAGAAATCGCCGATTGGCTGGTGGGGATGAACCTGAGCCGGCTGTACACGATTGCGCTCCAGAAGGCCGGGATCAAAGAAGGGGCTTTTTCGGTAGGCCGCGTGCAGACGCCGACGCTCTTCATGATCTATAAGCGCATGAGGGAGATCGCCGCCTTCCAGGAAGAGACGCATTACGAGTGTTTGGCCCGGATCACGGTCACGAATGGGACGTTCGAAGCGAAGTATCAGCATGAATTTGAGTCGAAACAGGAAATGAAAACCTTCATCTCGGCGCATGGATTGGCGGCTGAGATGCCCGCCGTCATCAAGCGCTTCGAAGCCAACGAGAACAAGCGCGAGTTGGCGCCGCGCCTGTATTCTCTGAGCGATCTGCAGCGGGCAGCCAACGCCAAATTCAAGATGGGCGCGAAAGACACCTTGGCAACCGTGCAGTCTTTGTATGAAGCAAAGCTGCTTTCCTATCCGCGGACGGACTCAACCGTCATCACCAAGAATGAATTCGCCTACCTGAAGGACAATCTTTCCGGCTATTTGGGAATCTTGGGACATACAATCGACAAGCCGAATCTGACTCCGCGCAAAAAATACGTCGATGATGCCAAAGTACAGGAGCATTATGCCATCATCCCGACGAAAAAAGTGCCGGATCAGGCCCGAATCGCGAAATTGAATGCGAACCAGCAGAAAATCTATGACCTCGTCCTGCGCCGGACCTTGGCGATGTTTGAAGAGGACTTCATCTACGATGAACCGACCATCATTACGGATATCGGCGGACTGGACTTTGTGGCATCCGGTAAGATCATCAAGAATATCGGATGGAAGAAGCTGGAAGGCAACACAAGGAAAAAAGGTGAACCGGAGGACAAAATCCTGCCGATGGTTACGGTAGGGGAAGCCGGAACAGCCGTTTTGGCCACGAAGGAGAAGAAGACCACTCCTCCGAAGCCTTACACAGAAGGCACGCTGATTGCAGCCATGAAGAACGCCGGCAAAGAAGTGGATGATGCCGAGGACAAGGCAATCCTGAAGGAAACGCACGGCATCGGAACGGAAGCGACCCGCGCCGGCGTCATCGAAAACCTGAAGGACAGGGGCTACATAACTGCTTCGAAGAACCAGCTGGCGATCACCGAAAAGGGAATCCTGCTTTGTGAGGCCGTGGCCGGCAACAAGATGAGTGATGTCGCCTTCACGGCCGAATGGGAAAAGTATTTGGCGAAAATCCATAAAGGCGAGGGTGACCAGGACTATTTCCTCGATAACATCAAACGTTTCGTCATGGAAATCCTCGGCACGAAGAACGAGATGCTGCAGTCCGAAGGGATCGCAGAGCGCATCGATGCTGCAGGCGATGGTGCGGTCGTAGGTGCTTGCCCGGTCTGCGGGAAAGAAGCGATCATCAAGGGAAGTTACCTCCAATGCCAGGACTACGGTGAGGCCTGTTCGTTCCGGATTTCCCGCTATATCGCCCGCCGCTATCTGTCTCCTGAGGAAGCCAAAGAACTGTTGGCCCGGAAAGAAACGAAGCGTCTTTCCGGTTTCAAGAAAAAAGACGGGAAGAGTTTTTCGACGGCTTTACTGTTGGGAAAAGACGAAGCCGGCAAGTATGCCGTTTCCTTCAAACCGTTCGCTCCGAGCAAGAAAAAGCCGGTGCGCAAAAAAATACAATGA
- a CDS encoding DMT family transporter, whose protein sequence is MTDRRKGQIGLIFVTMIWGSGFVVSAISLEYFSPYQILTMRFLLAFILMGAIFFGQLKHATKKTYLKGIGLGTILYLAFLFQTVGLVYTTPSKNAFLTAFNVVLVPFIGALFFRRKVTAPAIVGALLSIGGIAVISLTDFHSVNFGDMLTLVCALLFALQIIFTNRFVLGENIYALTTIQMGTAALLGVLVSLARGEFLFPAAAEGYFSIIYLGTVSTMLGFLIQTASQQFTKETETAIILSLEAVFGMVASALFLKEEITLRMLIGAALILAGVLVVELKPKTVRTDQNAIPDAQD, encoded by the coding sequence ATGACAGACAGAAGAAAGGGACAGATTGGACTTATTTTTGTGACGATGATATGGGGTTCAGGTTTCGTCGTGAGCGCCATATCTTTGGAGTATTTTTCCCCATACCAAATATTGACCATGCGTTTTTTGTTGGCATTCATACTGATGGGGGCAATTTTTTTCGGCCAGCTGAAGCATGCGACCAAAAAGACCTATCTCAAAGGCATCGGCCTCGGAACCATCCTTTACTTGGCTTTCTTGTTTCAGACGGTAGGTCTTGTATATACGACACCTTCGAAGAACGCTTTCCTTACCGCCTTCAATGTCGTATTGGTGCCGTTCATAGGCGCATTGTTCTTCAGAAGGAAAGTTACAGCCCCAGCCATCGTGGGCGCGCTGTTGTCGATCGGCGGCATCGCCGTCATTTCCCTTACCGACTTCCACAGTGTAAACTTCGGGGATATGCTGACGCTGGTTTGCGCTCTGTTGTTCGCCTTGCAGATCATCTTCACAAATAGGTTCGTGCTGGGTGAAAACATTTACGCATTGACCACCATCCAGATGGGCACCGCCGCGCTCTTGGGGGTGCTCGTATCGCTCGCAAGGGGAGAATTTTTGTTTCCGGCAGCCGCGGAAGGCTACTTTTCCATCATTTATCTGGGAACGGTCAGCACGATGCTGGGCTTTCTGATCCAAACGGCCTCGCAGCAGTTCACCAAAGAAACGGAAACAGCCATCATCCTGTCGCTGGAAGCCGTGTTCGGGATGGTCGCTTCAGCGCTTTTTCTGAAGGAAGAGATCACGTTGCGGATGCTTATCGGAGCAGCTTTGATATTGGCTGGCGTATTGGTCGTGGAACTGAAACCGAAGACAGTCCGGACAGACCAAAATGCTATTCCGGATGCTCAAGACTGA
- a CDS encoding DUF4430 domain-containing protein yields the protein MKKLLLALSLSLVLFGCAPTEEAETSSILQESTVAASSEAAETVSVTISLTDGGTVVAGSEKTVEVEAGTSLFDVMKENYTIEEDGGFITAIDGLAQVEESAETKAKYWMFDVNGEPSMVGAADVALQEGDVIVWNLTEM from the coding sequence ATGAAAAAATTGTTGTTGGCCTTATCGTTGAGTTTGGTATTATTCGGGTGCGCCCCGACGGAAGAAGCGGAAACAAGTTCCATCCTGCAGGAGTCGACTGTCGCGGCCAGCTCCGAAGCAGCAGAGACAGTCAGCGTAACGATTTCTTTGACGGATGGCGGCACAGTCGTCGCAGGCTCTGAAAAAACGGTGGAGGTTGAAGCGGGCACGAGCTTATTTGATGTCATGAAAGAAAACTATACAATCGAAGAAGATGGCGGCTTCATCACCGCCATCGATGGGTTGGCACAAGTGGAAGAGTCAGCCGAAACGAAAGCCAAATATTGGATGTTTGATGTAAACGGTGAGCCTTCGATGGTCGGAGCCGCTGATGTGGCGCTCCAAGAAGGAGACGTAATCGTGTGGAACCTGACAGAAATGTAA